GAGGGAGGGGCTTTTATCCCTGGAAGCAGACTTAGAGGGTATCCATGACCCATTCTTTAAGAAGGGAATGCAGCTCGTTGTTGATGGCCTTGATCCTGCTTTAATCCGTGCTGTGCTTGAGACAGACCTTGCTGGAATGGAAGAAAGGCATAAGGTGGGTGATAGCTATCTTATGACAATGGGTGGTATTGCTCCAACAATGGGCATTTTGGGTGCGATTATGGGTCTAACCGGTGCTTTGGCACAGATGGGTGGCGGTGATATTATGAAAACAGTCCATGCCCTAGCCATTGCCTTTATTGCATCATTCTATGGCGTTGCTATTGCAAACCTTGTCTTTATCCCTATGTCAACCAAGCTTGCTACCTTAACCAAGGAGGAGGTATTCCTAAAGGAAATAATAATTACAGGCGTTCTTTCAATCCAGGCTGGAGATAACCCAAGAATTCTTGAGGAAAGACTCAGGGCATTCTTCTCACCAAAAACCTACCCTGTTAAGGCAAAGA
The sequence above is drawn from the bacterium genome and encodes:
- a CDS encoding MotA/TolQ/ExbB proton channel family protein; the encoded protein is MDLVSLIGIIGGIAAMVGAVMLETIGIVGQGYLNIPGMVIIGLGTLFASSSCYLPEHVKLLPTYCKLVFSHPKFEAGEIIEQMIAFAQKARREGLLSLEADLEGIHDPFFKKGMQLVVDGLDPALIRAVLETDLAGMEERHKVGDSYLMTMGGIAPTMGILGAIMGLTGALAQMGGGDIMKTVHALAIAFIASFYGVAIANLVFIPMSTKLATLTKEEVFLKEIIITGVLSIQAGDNPRILEERLRAFFSPKTYPVKAKKE